The sequence below is a genomic window from Thermodesulfobacteriota bacterium.
GGCCGGGGGGGGGGGGGGGGGGGGGGGGGCCAAGACCGGTTCGAGCGGCTCCGGCGGCTCGCCCGGCAGCTGCAGGAGGAGTCGGTGGTCCGTGCCGGCCGGCCGCTGCCGCCGGTGCGCGGGCTGCGGCTCATCGTGCTCGCCTCGGTGCTGGCGGTGCTGGCGGGGATCATCGGCCTCATGGTCAACTACAACCGCTTCGTCTCGCTGGATCAGCAGGTGCAGGCTGCCAAGGGCCGGGTGGAGGCCAGCCTGCAGCGCCGGGCCAACCTTTTCCCCAACCTGGTGATGCTGACCGGCAGCCAGGCGGTTCACGAAACAGAGGTCTTCAGGCATGTGGCCGAGGTGCGTACCGAGCTGCTCCGGTCCAACGATCTGCTGGAAGGCTTCGCCGCACAGGCAGCCGGTGCCGGCAGCACGGGGGAAGGCCTGGTCCCGGAGCTGGCCGCTCTCCCAGCCGCCACCATCGAGACCCTGAAGGCCTCCATGGGCAGACTCATGGCCCTGGGGGAAGCCTACCCGGACATCAAGGCGGTGACCACCTATCACCAGCTGATGACCGATCTGGTGGAGATCGAGACCCTCATCCTCGAGCAAAGACGCCAGCTCAACGAGACCACCCAGAGCTACAACACGGCGATCATGACCTTTCCCTCCCGCATCCTGGCCCGGCTGTATGGCTTCCACCCCTACGCTTACTTCCAGGCCGCGGAGGAGGCACACATCAATCCCGAGGCCACCGGCGAGATGCTCGGGAGATCCCTGCTCCCGGTTCCCTCCACTCCCAAGCCATAGGCGGTGACGCATGTGGGCATTGCTGCTGCGAGTCGGCGCCATCCTCGGGGTCTGTGAAGTGATCAAGAGGATCCTCGACGAGACCACCCGGGACATCAAGCCAACCAGGCTCTACGAGGTGTCCGAGGCGGCCCGCCTCCTGGGCATCTCCCACGCGGAGGTGCGCCAGCTCATCGCCGAGGGCAGGATCAAAGCCCGGCAGACGGGGGGCGTCTGCAAGATGGCGGGCCAGAGTCTTCTCGATTACCTCCAGTCATGAATCCCGAAGAATGCGCCGCATGCCGGGACGAGGTGGTCTGGTACGCCCTGTCCACCAACGCCTTTCTCACCTTCCTCAAGGTGTGCCTCGGACTCCTGTCCGGCAGCTCGGCCCTGGTGGCCGACGCCCTGCACTCCTTCTCCGATGTGGTTGCCAACCTCGCCACCATCGCCAGCCTCAAGATCTCGAGCCGGCCAGCCGATGACCAGCACCCTTACGGCTACGGCCATGCCCAGTTCATCGCCACC
It includes:
- a CDS encoding LemA family protein; the encoded protein is GRGGGGGGGGQDRFERLRRLARQLQEESVVRAGRPLPPVRGLRLIVLASVLAVLAGIIGLMVNYNRFVSLDQQVQAAKGRVEASLQRRANLFPNLVMLTGSQAVHETEVFRHVAEVRTELLRSNDLLEGFAAQAAGAGSTGEGLVPELAALPAATIETLKASMGRLMALGEAYPDIKAVTTYHQLMTDLVEIETLILEQRRQLNETTQSYNTAIMTFPSRILARLYGFHPYAYFQAAEEAHINPEATGEMLGRSLLPVPSTPKP
- a CDS encoding helix-turn-helix domain-containing protein yields the protein MWALLLRVGAILGVCEVIKRILDETTRDIKPTRLYEVSEAARLLGISHAEVRQLIAEGRIKARQTGGVCKMAGQSLLDYLQS